One window of the Sparus aurata chromosome 7, fSpaAur1.1, whole genome shotgun sequence genome contains the following:
- the LOC115584874 gene encoding interferon-inducible GTPase 5-like isoform X1, with the protein MDTPHDCKSVEEIKEALQNNNQALAIAKIQEYLDRQNNIPLNIAITGETGSGKSTFINAFRGIKDGDAGAAPTGVRETTKKPTPYPHPNYPNVTLWDLPGVGGRHFPADQYLSDVGFEKFDFFIILSDTRFRENDVKLAREVQRMKKKFYFVRSKIDNDLRAQKRSQREFSETETKEQIREDCIQCLQEQGIQSPQVFLVSSFELHLHDFSLLTETLERELPEHKRNALLFAMPNISQQIINKKKEAFQAKIKWYASLSAVGAAVPVPGLSIAVDAPLLAGVVTQYVFGFGLDRPSLKRLAEITGVPFDDLMTVIISPLAARKITADLIIKVLSQCASTAALLAAEEGARFIPIIGIPVAMGLSFTATYSTLNFILTKLADDAQRVFEKALQRNTTD; encoded by the exons ATGGATACTCCACATGACTGTAAATCAGTTGAAGAAATTAAAGAAGCTCTACAAAACAACAATCAGGCCTTAGCTATTGCAAAGATCCAAGAGTATCTGGACAGGCAGAATAACATTCCACTAAATATTGCCATCACAGGAGAGACCGGCTCTGGTAAATCCACCTTTATTAATGCCTTTAGAGGCATCAAAGACGGGGATGCTGGAGCTGCTCCTACTGGGGTTAGAGAAACCACCAAAAAGCCTACACCATACCCCCATCCAAACTATCCCAATGTTACACTGTGGGATCTTCCTGGTGTTGGCGgcagacattttccagctgatcAGTACCTGAGCGATGTTGGATTTGAGAAGTTTGacttcttcatcatcctctcaGACACTCGCTTCAGAGAAAATGATGTGAAACTCGCCCGGGAGGTCCAGAGGATGAAGAAAAAGTTCTACTTTGTTCGCTCAAAGATTGACAACGATTTACGAGCTCAGAAACGCAGTCAGAGAGAGTTCAGTGAGACCGAGACTAAGGAACAAATCAGGGAAGACTGCATTCAAT GTCTTCAGGAACAAGGTATTCAGTCTCCACAGGTCTTCCTGGTGTCCAGCTTTGAGCTCCACCTGCATGACTTTAGTCTCTTAACGGAGACACTGGAGAGAGAACTTCCTGAACACAAGAGGAACGCTCTGCTGTTTGCCATGCCCAACATCAGCCAGCAGATCATCAACAAGAAGAAAGAGGCTTTCCAGGCCAAAATAAAGTGGTATGCTTCTCTTTCTGCAGTTGGAGCAGCTGTACCAGTTCCTGGGCTTTCTATTGCTGTTGATGCACCTTTGCTGGCTGGTGTTGTCACACAATATGTATTTGGTTTTGGTCTTGATAGACCATCACTGAAGCGTCTGGCAGAAATCACAGGTGTGCCATTTGATGATTTGATGACTGTCATCATTTCACCACTGGCTGCACGCAAAATAACCGCTGATCTTATCATCAAGGTGTTAAGTCAGTGTGCAAGCACAGCTGCATTATTGGCAGCAGAGGAAGGGGCCAGATTCATTCCAATAATTGGAATCCCAGTAGCTATGGGCCTGTCTTTCACCGCAACTTACAGTACTTTGAATTTTATACTCACCAAGCTTGCTGATGATGCACAGAGGGTGTTTGAAAAGGCCCTGCAACGTAACACCACGGACTGA
- the LOC115584874 gene encoding T-cell-specific guanine nucleotide triphosphate-binding protein 1-like isoform X2 → MDTPHDCKSVEEIKEALQNNNQALAIAKIQEYLDRQNNIPLNIAITGETGSGKSTFINAFRGIKDGDAGAAPTGVRETTKKPTPYPHPNYPNVTLWDLPGVGGRHFPADQYLSDVGFEKFDFFIILSDTRFRENDVKLAREVQRMKKKFYFVRSKIDNDLRAQKRSQREFSETETKEQIREDCIQCLQEQGIQSPQVFLVSSFELHLHDFSLLTETLERELPEHKRNALLFAMPNISQQIINKKKEAFQAKIK, encoded by the exons ATGGATACTCCACATGACTGTAAATCAGTTGAAGAAATTAAAGAAGCTCTACAAAACAACAATCAGGCCTTAGCTATTGCAAAGATCCAAGAGTATCTGGACAGGCAGAATAACATTCCACTAAATATTGCCATCACAGGAGAGACCGGCTCTGGTAAATCCACCTTTATTAATGCCTTTAGAGGCATCAAAGACGGGGATGCTGGAGCTGCTCCTACTGGGGTTAGAGAAACCACCAAAAAGCCTACACCATACCCCCATCCAAACTATCCCAATGTTACACTGTGGGATCTTCCTGGTGTTGGCGgcagacattttccagctgatcAGTACCTGAGCGATGTTGGATTTGAGAAGTTTGacttcttcatcatcctctcaGACACTCGCTTCAGAGAAAATGATGTGAAACTCGCCCGGGAGGTCCAGAGGATGAAGAAAAAGTTCTACTTTGTTCGCTCAAAGATTGACAACGATTTACGAGCTCAGAAACGCAGTCAGAGAGAGTTCAGTGAGACCGAGACTAAGGAACAAATCAGGGAAGACTGCATTCAAT GTCTTCAGGAACAAGGTATTCAGTCTCCACAGGTCTTCCTGGTGTCCAGCTTTGAGCTCCACCTGCATGACTTTAGTCTCTTAACGGAGACACTGGAGAGAGAACTTCCTGAACACAAGAGGAACGCTCTGCTGTTTGCCATGCCCAACATCAGCCAGCAGATCATCAACAAGAAGAAAGAGGCTTTCCAGGCCAAAATAAAGTG